A portion of the Echeneis naucrates chromosome 5, fEcheNa1.1, whole genome shotgun sequence genome contains these proteins:
- the hemk1 gene encoding MTRF1L release factor glutamine methyltransferase, protein MWVRSARAGCRRFGSSSVGPKGLLGSREVCACSPPALPAGRITGLQAMELWRRHFEERGVMEPDHSSHYIVAHLLGAKTIESLEQRKLTEFLSPEKTEQIWKLCTRRLSRMPVQYVIEEWDFRDLTLKMRPPVFIPRPETEELVELVLTDLASKSGSGAGAEIQCTSLEVGCGSGAISLSLLKSLPQLRAIALDQSQDAVDLTRENALRLGLQDRLQVYNVDILKDADSVLSLCSPVSVLVSNPPYLFSEDMASLEPEILRFEDHSALDGGEDGLKVINQILTLAPRILSKYGRVCLEVDPRHPPLIQRWVDANVEELHYEETRHDITGRPRFCILQKREVKKGPELDLD, encoded by the exons ATGTGGGTGAGATCAGCGCGTGCAGGCTGCAGACGCTTCGGGAGCAGCAGTGTTGGACCGAAG GGACTCCTGGGTTCACGTGAGGTTTGTGCATGCAGCCCTCCAGCCTTACCTGCAGGCAGGATCACAGGACTTCAGGCCATGGAGCTCTGGAGGAGGCACTTCGAGGAGAGAGGTGTGATGGAGCCTGACCACTCCAGTCACTACATCGTTGCTCATTTGCTCGGGGCTAAAACC ATAGAAAGTCTTGAGCAGAGAAAGTTGACAGAGTTTCTGAGtccagagaaaacagagcagatatGGAAGCTGTGCACTAGACGTCTCTCCAG GATGCCAGTGCAATATGTGATTGAGGAGTGGGACTTCAGAGACCTGACCCTGAAGATGAGACCTCCTGTGTTCATACCAAGACCTGAAACAGAG gAGCTGGTCGAACTTGTGTTGACTGACCTGGCGAGTAAGTCTGGGAGTGGAGCGGGTGCAGAGATTCAGTGTACGTCTTTGGAGGTGGGATGCGGTTCTGGTGCCATTTCTCTCAGTCTGCTGAAGAGTCTGCCTCAG CTGAGAGCCATCGCCTTAGATCAAAGCCAGGATGCGGTGGATTTAACAAGGGAGAATGCGCTAAG GTTGGGGCTTCAGGACAGACTGCAGGTATATAATGTAGATATATTGAAAG atgCAGACAGTGTTCTGAGCCTCTGTAgccctgtttctgttttggtcAGCAATCCTCCATACCTGTTCTCTGAGGATATGGCATCACTGGAGCCAGAAATATTAAG GTTTGAAGATCACTCTGCATTAGATGGAGGGGAAGATGGCCTCAAAGTTATCAACCAGATTTTAACTCTGGCACCAAGGATTTTGTCAAAATATGG TCGTGTTTGTCTGGAGGTGGACCCCAGACATCCCCCACTCATTCAGCGGTGGGTGGACGCGAACGTGGAAGAGCTGCATTATGAGGAGACAAGGCATGACATCACTGGCAG gccACGATTCTGCATCCTTCAGAAAAGAGAAGTCAAAAAAGGACCTGAACTGGATCTGGACTGA
- the wdr82 gene encoding WD repeat-containing protein 82, giving the protein MKLTDNVLRSFRVAKVFRENSDKINCFDFSSNGETIISSSDDDSLVLYDCQEGKPKRTLYSKKYGVDLIRYTHAANTVVYSSNKIDDTIRYLSLHDNKYIRYFPGHNKRVTSLSMSPVDDTFISGSLDKTIRLWDLRSPNCQGLMHLQGKPVCSFDPEGLIFAAGINSEMVKLYDLRSFDKGPFATFKLQYDRTCEWTGLKFSNDGKLILLSTNGGALRILDAFKGAVLHSFGGYNNSKGVTLEASFTPDSQFVMIGSEDGKIHVWNAESGMKVALLDGKHTGPITCLQFNPKFMTFASACSNMAFWLPTIDD; this is encoded by the exons ATGAAGCTGACGGACAATGTGCTGCGGAGCTTCAGGGTTGCTAAGGTCTTCCGAGAAAACTCTGACAAAATTAACTGCTTCGACTTCAGTTCAAACGGAGAAACCATCATTTCCAGCAGTGACGACGACTCTTTGGTCCTGTACGACTGCCAGGAGGGAAA ACCCAAGAGGACTCTCTACAGTAAAAAGTATGGAGTGGATCTGATCAGGTACACACATGCTGCAAACACTGTGGTCTACAGTTCCAACAAAATTGACG ATACTATTCGGTATCTGTCCCTTCATGACAACAAATACATCCGCTACTTCCCTGGGCATAACAAAAG AGTGACATCTCTCTCGATGTCTCCTGTGGACGACACATTTATTTCTGGCTCATTAGATAAAACTATAAGACTATGGGATCTCCGGTCACCTAACTGCCAA GGCCTGATGCACCTTCAGGGAAAGCCAGTGTGCTCCTTTGATCCAGAGGGTCTCATTTTTGCTGCAGGAATAAATTCAGAGATGGTTAAACTCTATGATCTGCGATCATTTGACAAG GGTCCCTTTGCAACATTCAAGCTCCAGTATGATCGGACATGCGAGTGGACAGGACTCAAGTTCAGCAATGACGGAAAGCTTATTCTTCTTTCTACTAATGGTGGTGCTCTTCGCATCTTAGATGCTTTTAAGGGTGCTGTGCTACATTCCTTTGGG GGCTACAACAACAGTAAAGGTGTAACACTGGAAGCATCATTCACTCCTGACTCCCAGTTTGTGATGATTG GCTCTGAGGATGGAAAGATACACGTGTGGAATGCAGAAAGCGGCATGAAGGTGGCTCTATTAGATGGAAAGCATACAGGACCAATTACCTGCCTGCAGTTTAACCCCAAGTTCATGACGTTTGCAAGTGCCTGCTCCAACATG GCATTCTGGCTTCCAACCATTGATGACTGA
- the twf2 gene encoding twinfilin-2 isoform X1, translated as MFLALVVTPELREFLARARGGAVRLIKVQIQDEQLVLGAYREPEKSWDQDYDRFLLPLLDDQDPCYILYRLDSQNAQGFEWLFISWSPDQSPVKQKMLYAATRATVKKEFGGGHVKYEMFGTAEEDVCLQGYQRHVSSCSGPAPLTLAEQELQRIKITEGRVKQVKTEISVDSKHQTLQGLAFPLQETAKRALQQLAQKHINYIQLRLDVEKEIIELVHSKPTETRELPRRVPKDTPRYHFFLYKHSHEGDYLESVVFIYSMPGYSCSIKERMLYSSCKSRLLEDVERDYHLEIAKKLEIDDGDELTEQFLYDEVHPKQHAHKQAFAKPRGPAGKRGHKRLIKGTGESV; from the exons ATGTTTCTTGCGCTCGTGGTGACACCAGAGCTGAGAGAGTTCCTGGCCAGAGCAAGAGGTGGAGCAGTGCGCCTCATCAAGGTGCAAATCCAAGACG AGCAGCTGGTGCTCGGAGCCTACAGAGAGCCAGAAAAGAGCTGGGACCAGGATTATGATCgttttctgcttcctctcctcGATGACCAGGATCCCTGCTACATCCTGTACCGCCTCGACTCCCAGAATGCACAGGGCTTCGAGTGGCTCTTCATATCGTGGTCTCCTGACCAGTCTCCA GTGAAACAGAAGATGCTGTATGCTGCCACCCGTGCCACAGTCAAGAAGGAGTTTGGTGGTGGTCATGTGAAGTATGAGATGTTTGGCACAGCTGAG GAGGACGTCTGCTTGCAAGGCTACCAGCGTCATGTGTCGTCCTGCTCAGGTCCTGCCCCGCTGACATTAGCTGAACAGGAGCTCCAGAGGATCAAAATCACAGAG GGCCGAGTCAAACAG GTGAAGACAGAGATCAGTGTGGATAGTAAACACCAGACCCTTCAGGGCCTCGCTTTCCCTCTGCAGGAGACTGCTAAAAGAGCCCTCCAGCAACTTGCTCAAAAACACATAAACTACATTCAACTG AGGTTGGATGTAGAGAAGGAAATAATCGAGCTGGTCCACTCCAAGCCGACAGAAACCAGAGAATTACCCCGCAGAGTTCCCAAAGATACTCCCAGATACCACTTCTTCCTTTACAAACACTCCCACGAAGGAGACTACCTGGAATCTGTCG TGTTCATATACTCCATGCCAGGATACAGTTGTAGCATCAAGGAACGAATGCTATATTCCAGCTGCAAGAGTCGACTACTGGAGGACGTGGAAAGAGATTACCATTTGGAAATTGCTAAAAAG TTGGAGATTGATGATGGAGATGAACTAACAGAGCAGTTTCTGTATGACGAGGTCCATCCCAAGCAGCACGCCCACAAGCAGGCCTTTGCCAAACCCCGAGGCCCAGCAGGAAAAAGAGGACACAAGCGCCTAATTAAGGGGACAGGAGAGTCCGTATAA
- the twf2 gene encoding twinfilin-2 isoform X2, which translates to MFLALVVTPELREFLARARGGAVRLIKVQIQDEQLVLGAYREPEKSWDQDYDRFLLPLLDDQDPCYILYRLDSQNAQGFEWLFISWSPDQSPVKQKMLYAATRATVKKEFGGGHVKYEMFGTAEEDVCLQGYQRHVSSCSGPAPLTLAEQELQRIKITEVRGQHLQVKTEISVDSKHQTLQGLAFPLQETAKRALQQLAQKHINYIQLRLDVEKEIIELVHSKPTETRELPRRVPKDTPRYHFFLYKHSHEGDYLESVVFIYSMPGYSCSIKERMLYSSCKSRLLEDVERDYHLEIAKKLEIDDGDELTEQFLYDEVHPKQHAHKQAFAKPRGPAGKRGHKRLIKGTGESV; encoded by the exons ATGTTTCTTGCGCTCGTGGTGACACCAGAGCTGAGAGAGTTCCTGGCCAGAGCAAGAGGTGGAGCAGTGCGCCTCATCAAGGTGCAAATCCAAGACG AGCAGCTGGTGCTCGGAGCCTACAGAGAGCCAGAAAAGAGCTGGGACCAGGATTATGATCgttttctgcttcctctcctcGATGACCAGGATCCCTGCTACATCCTGTACCGCCTCGACTCCCAGAATGCACAGGGCTTCGAGTGGCTCTTCATATCGTGGTCTCCTGACCAGTCTCCA GTGAAACAGAAGATGCTGTATGCTGCCACCCGTGCCACAGTCAAGAAGGAGTTTGGTGGTGGTCATGTGAAGTATGAGATGTTTGGCACAGCTGAG GAGGACGTCTGCTTGCAAGGCTACCAGCGTCATGTGTCGTCCTGCTCAGGTCCTGCCCCGCTGACATTAGCTGAACAGGAGCTCCAGAGGATCAAAATCACAGAGGTGAGAGGTCAACA CCTGCAGGTGAAGACAGAGATCAGTGTGGATAGTAAACACCAGACCCTTCAGGGCCTCGCTTTCCCTCTGCAGGAGACTGCTAAAAGAGCCCTCCAGCAACTTGCTCAAAAACACATAAACTACATTCAACTG AGGTTGGATGTAGAGAAGGAAATAATCGAGCTGGTCCACTCCAAGCCGACAGAAACCAGAGAATTACCCCGCAGAGTTCCCAAAGATACTCCCAGATACCACTTCTTCCTTTACAAACACTCCCACGAAGGAGACTACCTGGAATCTGTCG TGTTCATATACTCCATGCCAGGATACAGTTGTAGCATCAAGGAACGAATGCTATATTCCAGCTGCAAGAGTCGACTACTGGAGGACGTGGAAAGAGATTACCATTTGGAAATTGCTAAAAAG TTGGAGATTGATGATGGAGATGAACTAACAGAGCAGTTTCTGTATGACGAGGTCCATCCCAAGCAGCACGCCCACAAGCAGGCCTTTGCCAAACCCCGAGGCCCAGCAGGAAAAAGAGGACACAAGCGCCTAATTAAGGGGACAGGAGAGTCCGTATAA
- the nprl2 gene encoding GATOR1 complex protein NPRL2 isoform X2, with protein sequence MTTRIECIFFSEFHPTLGPKITYQVPEEYISRELFDTVQVYIITKPELQNKLITVTAMGKKLIGCPVCIEHKKYSRNALLFNLGVVCDAQTNTCALEPIVKKLSGYLTTLELESGFISNKESKQKLLPIMSTLLEELNATGACTLPIDESNTMHLKLIQLRKDPPIVQEYDVPVFTQCKDHFIKSQWDLTTQQILPYIDGFRHIQKISAEADVELNLVRIAVQNLLYYSVVTLVSIFQYSNVYCTTPKVQSLIDDKSIQEECLNYVTKQGQKRASLRDVFQLYCGLSPGTTVRDLCSRYAQQLQRVDERRLIQFGLMKSLIRRLQKYPVKVIRDERSRPPRLYTGCHSYDEICCKTGMSYQELDERLENDPNIVVCWK encoded by the exons ATGACCACTCGAATAGAGTGCATATTTTTCAGTGAATTTCACCCCACCCTGGGCCCAAAGATAACATACCAG GTCCCAGAGGAATACATTTCACGCGAACTCTTTGACACAGTTCAGGTTTATATTATCACCAAACCAGAACTGCAAAACAAATTGATAACAGT CACTGCCATGGGAAAAAAGTTAATTGGGTGTCCTGTATGCAttgaacataaaaaatataGCCGCAATGCCCTCCTTTTTAACCTTGGAGTTGTTTGTGATGCTCAAACCAACACATGTGCCCTTGAGCCAATTGTGAAGAAGCTGTCTGGGTACCTCACAACCCTGGAG CTGGAAAGTGGCTTCATTTCCAACAAGGAGAGCAAGCAGAAGCTTTTACCCATTATGTCGACCCTATTGGAAGAACTAAATGCCACAGGAGCCTGTACTTTACCAATAg ATGAATCTAACACTATGCATCTAAAGCTGATCCAGCTGCGAAAGGATCCACCGATAGTCCAGGAGTATGACGTTCCTGTCTTCACACAGTGTAAAGACCATTTTATCAAATCTCAGTGGGATCTCACCACTCAGCAG ATCTTGCCCTATATTGATGGATTTCGGCACATCCAAAAGATATCAGCTGAAGCAGATGTAGAGCTAAATCTTGTTCGTATTGCTGTGCAGAATCTATT GTATTACAGTGTTGTGACCTTGGTCTCAATTTTCCAG taTTCAAATGTGTATTGCACGACGCCCAAAGTCCAGAGCCTTATAGATGACAAGTCAATTCAGGAGGAATGCCTCAACTATGTCACCAAGCAAG GTCAAAAGCGGGCCAGTCTCAGAGATGTGTTTCAGCTGTATTGTGGCCTCAGTCCAGGAACCACTGTCCGAGATCTTTGCTCTCGCTATGCGCAACAGCTTCAAAGGGTTGATGAGAG GAGGCTGATCCAGTTTGGACTGATGAAGTCCCTCATTCGAAGGCTGCAGAAATATCCAGTGAAGGTGATCCGCGATGAGAGGAGCAGGCCACCTCGACTCTACACTGGTTGTCATAGTTATGATGAGATTTGCTGCAAAACAG GGATGAGTTACCAGGAATTGGATGAACGTTTGGAAAATGATCCTAACATTGTGGTCTGCTGGAAGTGA
- the zmynd10 gene encoding zinc finger MYND domain-containing protein 10: MEPSEILPVEAEAFVQSLEAFSLKEVGSNRWLRQHENIEKLNMQAILNASVLHDEFVKEFLVSCGKVSLLVHEMILIEVWKQKVFPILCQLKDFNPTTTFQLYMVIHHEATIINLLETVMFHADSCQAAEDSLLDLVDYCHRKLTLLASKATREGTTAYNQAKLTGPTAISSIQELQIQNAALEFEISLKAVSVLRYITDHTNSISVVNRMLCTHNMPCVLVQLIDCCPWSRYRDGEMEKYINSKWQKIPPEDKLKMTKLDGQVWIALYNLLLKEDCQRKYDFNNFNKNQLLKLRGFLTEVLVDQLPNLVELQRFLGHLAVTDPAPPKKELILEQIPEMWNHIVSENSGKWKAIAKYQVKETFNPSENDLRVLAQRLAQTYNLDMMESLLPEKPKCGSCGKEAAKRCSRCQGEWYCQRECQVKHWPKHKRVCQLMAEATVKLKRDLNTDS; the protein is encoded by the exons ATGGAGCCGTCGGAGATCCTCCCGGTCGAAGCAGAAGCGTTTGTTCAGAGTTTGGAAGCTTTTTCTCTGAAGGAGGTGGGCTCGAACAG gTGGCTCAGGCAGCATGAGAACATCGAAAAACTTAACATGCAGGCTATATTGAATGCTTCTGTCCTTCATGATGAGTTTGTGAAAGAATTCCTGGTGTCATGTGGAAAG GTGTCTCTTTTGGTCCATGAGATGATCCTCATTGAAGTGTGGAAGCAAAAAGTCTTCCCAATCTTATGCCAGTTGAAGGACTTCAATCCAACAACCACATTTCAGCTTTACATGGTG ATCCACCACGAAGCTACGATAATAAATCTACTTGAAACAGTCATGTTTCATGCG GACTCATGTCAGGCAGCTGAGGACTCTCTTCTTGACTTGGTGGATTACTGCCACCGTAAACTCACTCTGCTGGCCAGCAAAGCGACCAGGGAGGGCACCACAGCTTATAACCAAGCCAAATTGACGGGGCCAACAGCTATATCTTCGATACAG GAGTTGCAGATTCAGAATGCTGCACTGGAGTTTGAGATCTCACTGAAAGCTGTATCAGTGCTGCGCTACATCACAGATCACACCAACAG TATCAGTGTGGTAAATCGCATGCTGTGCACCCATAACATGCCTTGTGTACTGGTTCAGCTGATTGACTGCTGCCCTTGGAGCCGTTACCGAGACG GTGAGATGGAGAAGTACATAAACAGCAAATGGCAGAAGATTCCTCCTGAGGACAAGTTAAAGATGACAAAACTAGATGGCCAGGTCTGGATTGCCCTATACaatctgctgctgaaggaggactGTCAAAGGAAATATGACTTTAACAATTTCAACAAGAATCAGCTTCTAAAG CTACGAGGTTTCTTGACAGAGGTGTTGGTTGATCAGCTGCCAAATCTGGTGGAACTGCAGCGTTTCCTAGGTCATCTCGCAGTTACAGACCCAGCCCCTCCAAAAAAAGAGCTAATTTTGGAGCAG ATTCCAGAAATGTGGAACCACATTGTGAGTGAGAACTCTGGGAAGTGGAAGGCAATAGCAAAATATCAAGTGAAAGAAACATTCAACCCATCTGAAAATGACCTGAGAGTACTGGCACAAAG aCTGGCTCAAACGTACAACCTGGATATGATGGAGAGTTTACTCCCTGAGAAACCAAAGTGTGGATCTTGTGGGAAAGAGGCAGCAAAGAGATGCTCTCGGTGTCAGGGAGAATGGTATTGCCAAAG AGAATGTCAGGTGAAACACTGGCCCAAACACAAGAGAGTCTGCCAGCTCATGGCAGAGGCCACAGTAAAGCTCAAGAGAGACCTCAACACGgacagctga
- the twf2 gene encoding twinfilin-2 isoform X3 produces the protein MFLALVVTPELREFLARARGGAVRLIKVQIQDEQLVLGAYREPEKSWDQDYDRFLLPLLDDQDPCYILYRLDSQNAQGFEWLFISWSPDQSPVKQKMLYAATRATVKKEFGGGHVKYEMFGTAEEDVCLQGYQRHVSSCSGPAPLTLAEQELQRIKITEVKTEISVDSKHQTLQGLAFPLQETAKRALQQLAQKHINYIQLRLDVEKEIIELVHSKPTETRELPRRVPKDTPRYHFFLYKHSHEGDYLESVVFIYSMPGYSCSIKERMLYSSCKSRLLEDVERDYHLEIAKKLEIDDGDELTEQFLYDEVHPKQHAHKQAFAKPRGPAGKRGHKRLIKGTGESV, from the exons ATGTTTCTTGCGCTCGTGGTGACACCAGAGCTGAGAGAGTTCCTGGCCAGAGCAAGAGGTGGAGCAGTGCGCCTCATCAAGGTGCAAATCCAAGACG AGCAGCTGGTGCTCGGAGCCTACAGAGAGCCAGAAAAGAGCTGGGACCAGGATTATGATCgttttctgcttcctctcctcGATGACCAGGATCCCTGCTACATCCTGTACCGCCTCGACTCCCAGAATGCACAGGGCTTCGAGTGGCTCTTCATATCGTGGTCTCCTGACCAGTCTCCA GTGAAACAGAAGATGCTGTATGCTGCCACCCGTGCCACAGTCAAGAAGGAGTTTGGTGGTGGTCATGTGAAGTATGAGATGTTTGGCACAGCTGAG GAGGACGTCTGCTTGCAAGGCTACCAGCGTCATGTGTCGTCCTGCTCAGGTCCTGCCCCGCTGACATTAGCTGAACAGGAGCTCCAGAGGATCAAAATCACAGAG GTGAAGACAGAGATCAGTGTGGATAGTAAACACCAGACCCTTCAGGGCCTCGCTTTCCCTCTGCAGGAGACTGCTAAAAGAGCCCTCCAGCAACTTGCTCAAAAACACATAAACTACATTCAACTG AGGTTGGATGTAGAGAAGGAAATAATCGAGCTGGTCCACTCCAAGCCGACAGAAACCAGAGAATTACCCCGCAGAGTTCCCAAAGATACTCCCAGATACCACTTCTTCCTTTACAAACACTCCCACGAAGGAGACTACCTGGAATCTGTCG TGTTCATATACTCCATGCCAGGATACAGTTGTAGCATCAAGGAACGAATGCTATATTCCAGCTGCAAGAGTCGACTACTGGAGGACGTGGAAAGAGATTACCATTTGGAAATTGCTAAAAAG TTGGAGATTGATGATGGAGATGAACTAACAGAGCAGTTTCTGTATGACGAGGTCCATCCCAAGCAGCACGCCCACAAGCAGGCCTTTGCCAAACCCCGAGGCCCAGCAGGAAAAAGAGGACACAAGCGCCTAATTAAGGGGACAGGAGAGTCCGTATAA
- the nprl2 gene encoding GATOR1 complex protein NPRL2 isoform X1 has translation MTTRIECIFFSEFHPTLGPKITYQVPEEYISRELFDTVQVYIITKPELQNKLITVTAMGKKLIGCPVCIEHKKYSRNALLFNLGVVCDAQTNTCALEPIVKKLSGYLTTLELESGFISNKESKQKLLPIMSTLLEELNATGACTLPIGNSPDDMISCKDESNTMHLKLIQLRKDPPIVQEYDVPVFTQCKDHFIKSQWDLTTQQILPYIDGFRHIQKISAEADVELNLVRIAVQNLLYYSVVTLVSIFQYSNVYCTTPKVQSLIDDKSIQEECLNYVTKQGQKRASLRDVFQLYCGLSPGTTVRDLCSRYAQQLQRVDERRLIQFGLMKSLIRRLQKYPVKVIRDERSRPPRLYTGCHSYDEICCKTGMSYQELDERLENDPNIVVCWK, from the exons ATGACCACTCGAATAGAGTGCATATTTTTCAGTGAATTTCACCCCACCCTGGGCCCAAAGATAACATACCAG GTCCCAGAGGAATACATTTCACGCGAACTCTTTGACACAGTTCAGGTTTATATTATCACCAAACCAGAACTGCAAAACAAATTGATAACAGT CACTGCCATGGGAAAAAAGTTAATTGGGTGTCCTGTATGCAttgaacataaaaaatataGCCGCAATGCCCTCCTTTTTAACCTTGGAGTTGTTTGTGATGCTCAAACCAACACATGTGCCCTTGAGCCAATTGTGAAGAAGCTGTCTGGGTACCTCACAACCCTGGAG CTGGAAAGTGGCTTCATTTCCAACAAGGAGAGCAAGCAGAAGCTTTTACCCATTATGTCGACCCTATTGGAAGAACTAAATGCCACAGGAGCCTGTACTTTACCAATAg GCAACAGTCCTGATGACATGATTAGCTGTAAAG ATGAATCTAACACTATGCATCTAAAGCTGATCCAGCTGCGAAAGGATCCACCGATAGTCCAGGAGTATGACGTTCCTGTCTTCACACAGTGTAAAGACCATTTTATCAAATCTCAGTGGGATCTCACCACTCAGCAG ATCTTGCCCTATATTGATGGATTTCGGCACATCCAAAAGATATCAGCTGAAGCAGATGTAGAGCTAAATCTTGTTCGTATTGCTGTGCAGAATCTATT GTATTACAGTGTTGTGACCTTGGTCTCAATTTTCCAG taTTCAAATGTGTATTGCACGACGCCCAAAGTCCAGAGCCTTATAGATGACAAGTCAATTCAGGAGGAATGCCTCAACTATGTCACCAAGCAAG GTCAAAAGCGGGCCAGTCTCAGAGATGTGTTTCAGCTGTATTGTGGCCTCAGTCCAGGAACCACTGTCCGAGATCTTTGCTCTCGCTATGCGCAACAGCTTCAAAGGGTTGATGAGAG GAGGCTGATCCAGTTTGGACTGATGAAGTCCCTCATTCGAAGGCTGCAGAAATATCCAGTGAAGGTGATCCGCGATGAGAGGAGCAGGCCACCTCGACTCTACACTGGTTGTCATAGTTATGATGAGATTTGCTGCAAAACAG GGATGAGTTACCAGGAATTGGATGAACGTTTGGAAAATGATCCTAACATTGTGGTCTGCTGGAAGTGA
- the cisha gene encoding cytokine-inducible SH2-containing protein yields the protein MILCVPGPTALLPGALSTEAPRGMRVETIPPTPCLQPTPPRWDPAKDLQAIATNFCYLENSGWYWGAITAAQAHAALQEASEGAFLVRDSSHPMYMLTLSVRTTRGPTSIRIQYSGAQFLLDSSSPARPNLLSFPSVPCLVQHYMGPERKAEEGKVDVESPAKPCQQAIREASVVLKLKRAVYKPQGLPSLQHLTRLVINRHSECHDQLPLPRPLLRYIQDYPFKV from the exons ATGATTCTTTGTGTACCAGG ACCTACAGCGCTTCTGCCCGGTGCTCTGTCCACTGAAGCCCCACGGGGCATGCGGGTGGAAACTATACCTCCTACCCCTTGCCTTCAACCCACCCCTCCAAGATGGGACCCTGCAAAAGATCTGCAGGCAATTGCCACCAACTTCTGTTATCTAGAAAATTCAG GATGGTACTGGGGAGCAATAACTGCTGCTCAGGCTCACGCTGCACTTCAAGAGGCATCTGAAGGAGCTTTTCTGGTACGGGACAGCAGCCACCCCATGTACATGCTAACCCTCTCAGTCAGGACTACCCGTGGTCCCACCAGCATTAGGATCCAGTACAGCGGTGCCCAGTTTCTGCTTGACTCCAGCTCGCCGGCCAGGCCCAACCTGTTGTCCTTCCCCAGCGTGCCCTGCCTGGTTCAGCACTACATGGGACcagagaggaaagcagaggaaggaaaggtgGATGTGGAGTCTCCTGCAAAGCCCTGTCAGCAGGCAATTCGGGAGGCGTCTGTGGTGCTAAAACTGAAACGGGCTGTGTATAAGCCCCAAGGTCTCCCCTCCTTACAGCACCTCACACGCCTCGTCATCAACAGACATTCGGAATGCCATGACCAGCTACCACTCCCGAGGCCTCTGCTGCGTTACATCCAGGACTATCCCTTCAAGGTATAG